The window TTATTCTAGCATATTGTAATATGCTTTACCAGTATATTTATGGATAATCAACTGTAGTTATTTATAAGTGACACAATTATTTTACACTGTCGTTGTATATAAGTTCAGAGGCGGATGTAGTGTAATaactacgggttcaactgaacccataattttTGATACGAAataaaaatttgtatgtaaaaattcattaaaattgtaaaaataatagatatgaacccataactttaaaaatataatagatttaatgttaaaaaaattaaaattgaaccCACAGGATTTAAATTCTCGATCCGCCTCTGTATAAGTTAAACTACGAATTGTTACGTTCGAAGAAATAAGTAGACCATAAAATAATCTAGGTGTCCGAATACCAccacaattaaaaaaaaacactATAACTAACAAAAACTTGAGATTTAAAATCCATAAAAACAGAATATGCATTGGCAACATGAAAAAGAGGGTAaaacaaaaaaagataaaaatggtTCTTGCAAATAGGAGAAATGTGAAAAGTCTATTTTCGttgtccttttcttttcttctgtcCTCTTTCTACTTTTTAGTTGCTTCTTGCATTGCGagtctctttcttctttctgttGATGGTAGAGATATCTCCCTAAATTCCAATAGTGAATCTCTGAAATTCACCCTCTGACGTAAACATCATCAGCAATTCCCCCATGTTTCCGATGCAGTCTCAGCAGCAGCAAAACCAAAACCCAATTGATGATGTTTCAACACTGATGAGTGGTCACGCTCATATAGTGTTTGTTGAAAGTCCATCCCATTTCCATCTCTTCCTCCCCCATATGACACAAATAGTCCTCCGTTGCGCCCATTCCCATTAGCAGAAGACTCGTGGTCATGATCATGATCTCCTGTTAACCCCAGAAAATCCCTCGTGAGATTCTCGCTTTCCTGCTGCCAAGTATTCGACATATTGTCCGATCCAAACCCTAGAAAATCCTCCGGAGAAATCCTGGGAGTCACGTGACCAAGAGAGGTTCTGTTTAAGTGGGCCATTGTTGAGTTCACGTGACTCACAGCGGAATGTGTAGTGCCTATAGTAGCTGCTTTCTGGAGCAATGCTGTAGCTGAGAGTTGAGGTGATGGGATGGAAAAAGAACCTTTGTGAAAAAAGTGATCTTGGTAAAATGGAGGCACAGAAGATGAAACGGGGATGTGAATTGATTCAGTCTTGATAGGAACAGGATGATGAGTCATTTGGTTGTGATTTTCTTCATGATGAGTAGGATTAGGGTTTAAGGGAATTTGTGGGTCCCATGGGTTGTTCAGGGAGATATGGGTTGTCACCACCGTGGCTGGTGGCGGAGGAGGATTTGCAAAGTGGCGTTGGTTGGTGGTGGGGAAAGGGAAGAGTATTGGTGATGATTGGTTGAGATGGAAATTGGATTCGGTTGTAGCGGCAGCTGAGTTTGGGATTGTGGTGGAGGCAACGACCGTTCTATGCATTAAAGCTGAGTTAGCTGAGAGTCGGGCACTTTCTTCGGCCAATGCATCGCAGAATGCTCTGTGTGTAACGAAGCTATCCTTCCTGCCAAATGCATTGTGGTTCATAATAATACGATAATCAGTGGCGGATCCAAAACTAGATGAGCAAGTATAGTAGAACTCATCACGAAATTTATCTGTCTGGTGTGAATAAATTCTCACATACATAAGGAGTTGAACTAACTGACTCTAAATTTTGAATTCGCAGCTAACAACAAAAATGACAAGAGATGAACTATTAGTATGAGGTAGAAATAAAGATTTGATTCATTAGCGTTCTTCAATCTTCATGCCAAGCGTCAAATTAGCGATAATCTATATTCTCAATATGGGTGTAAATTCATCAAATAATTATTACGTCATGAAATTAGGAAGATATGTATCCAATAACTGTTGTTATAGCCATTCTTC is drawn from Nicotiana tabacum cultivar K326 chromosome 22, ASM71507v2, whole genome shotgun sequence and contains these coding sequences:
- the LOC107799128 gene encoding protein indeterminate-domain 12-like, producing the protein MNQEKQIYHQSNSGCFSLLESSSVLSHQAAMFSDEASVSSTTRVPNLSPMPQIISNHQQPQKIKKKRSLPGNPDPDAEVIALSPKTLLATNRFVCEICSKGFQRDQNLQLHRRGHNLPWKLKQRNNKENRKKAYVCPEPTCVHHHPSRALGDLTGIKKHYCRKHGEKKWKCDKCSKIYAVQSDWKAHSKTCGTREYRCDCGTVFSRKDSFVTHRAFCDALAEESARLSANSALMHRTVVASTTIPNSAAATTESNFHLNQSSPILFPFPTTNQRHFANPPPPPATVVTTHISLNNPWDPQIPLNPNPTHHEENHNQMTHHPVPIKTESIHIPVSSSVPPFYQDHFFHKGSFSIPSPQLSATALLQKAATIGTTHSAVSHVNSTMAHLNRTSLGHVTPRISPEDFLGFGSDNMSNTWQQESENLTRDFLGLTGDHDHDHESSANGNGRNGGLFVSYGGGRDGNGMDFQQTLYERDHSSVLKHHQLGFGFAAAETASETWGNC